A section of the Marmota flaviventris isolate mMarFla1 chromosome 19, mMarFla1.hap1, whole genome shotgun sequence genome encodes:
- the Tbx6 gene encoding T-box transcription factor TBX6 isoform X1 has protein sequence MSPGRMPSCPLHRPPRPAYNSQRPQRSLLISFTRAFAQSLLGSVVPSVPRLDLMGNPALQVETVELHLDTPKLDCFLSGIEAGPRTLAAAPPLPLLPPTLGTEPAPPAAEALHSLPGVSLSLENQELWKEFNAVGTEMIITKAGRRMFPACRVSVTGLDPEARYLFLLDVVPVDGARYRWQGRRWEPSGKAEPRLPDRVYIHPDSPATGAHWMRQPVSFHRVKLTNSTLDPHGHLILHSMHKYQPRIHLVRAAQLCSQHWGGVASFRFPETTFISVTAYQNPRITQLKIAANPFAKGFRENGRNCKRERDARVKRKLRGPEPVATEAYGSGDTPGGPCDSTLGGDVHESDPEQSSAPQEAVPAPAPPCGGPSAEAYLLHPAAFHGAPNHLPTRNPTFPEAPDSGRPAPYSAAFLELQPGPGGSGYPAAPPGASFAPHFLQGGPFPLPYPGPGGYLDVGSKPMY, from the exons ATGTCTCCTGGGAGGATGCCAAGCTGTCCGCTTCACCGCCCCCCTCGTCCAGCCTACAACTCCCAGAGGCCCCAGCGCAGTCTACTTATCTCCTTCACGCGCGCCTTCGCACAGAGTCTGCTGGGAAGTGTAGTCCCGAGTGTGCCGAGGTTGGACCTTATGGGCAACCCTGCGCTACAAGTCGAGACTGTAGAGCTAC ATCTGGATACCCCTAAACTGGATTGCTTCCTGTCCGGGATTGAGGCTGGTCCCCGCACCCTAGCTGCAGCCCCACCTCTGCCCCTACTGCCCCCTACCCTGGGTACTGAGCCAGCCCCACCAGCTGCAGAAGCCCTTCATTCCCTCCCTGGGGTCAGCCTGAGCCTGGAGAACCAGGAGCTGTGGAAGGAGTTCAACGCTGTGGGGACAGAGATGATCATCACCAAAGCCGGCAG GCGCATGTTTCCTGCTTGCCGAGTGTCAGTCACTGGCCTGGACCCTGAGGCCCGCTACCTGTTTCTTCTGGATGTGGTTCCAGTGGATGGGGCTCGCTACCGCTGGCAGGGCCGGCGCTGGGAGCCCAGCGGCAAGGCAGAGCCCCGCCTGCCTGATCGTGTCTATATTCACCCTGATTCTCCTGCCACTGGTGCCCACTGGATGCGGCAGCCTGTGTCCTTCCATCGTGTCAAGCTCACCAATAGCACATTGGACCCCCATGGCCAC CTGATCTTGCACTCCATGCACAAGTATCAGCCCCGCATACACCTTGTGCGGGCCGCCCAGCTTTGCAGCCAGCACTGGGGGGGCGTGGCCTCTTTTCGCTTCCCTGAGACCACGTTCATCTCTGTGACAGCCTACCAGAACCCACGG ATCACACAACTCAAGATTGCAGCCAATCCCTTTGCCAAAGGCTTCCGAGAGAATGGCAGAAACTGCAAGAG GGAGCGGGATGCCCGTGTGAAGAGGAAACTTCGAGGCCCAGAGCCAGTAGCCACAGAGGCCTATGGGAGTGGAG ATACACCAGGGGGTCCCTGTGACTCCACCCTGGGTGGGGACGTGCATGAGTCAGATCCAGAGCAGTCCTCAGCTCCCCAGGAAGCTGTTCCTGCCCCAGCTCCTCCATGTGGTGGCCCCAGTGCTGAGGCCTATCTCCTGCACCCCGCAGCTTTCCATGGGGCTCCCAATCACCTACCAACCAG GAACCCTACCTTCCCTGAGGCTCCAGACTCTGGGCGCCCAGCCCCCTACTCAGCTGCATTTTTGGAGCTGCAGCCTGGGCCCGGGGGCTCAGGGTACCCAGCAGCTCCACCTGGAGCATCCTTTGCTCCACACTTCCTTCAAGGGGGCCCCTTCCCCTTGCCATACCCAGGCCCTGGGGGATACCTGGATGTGGGTTCCAAACCAATGTACTGA
- the Ypel3 gene encoding protein yippee-like 3: protein MVRISKPKTFQAYLDDCHRRYSCAHCRAHLANHDDLISKSFQGSQGRAYLFNSVVNVGCGPAEERVLLTGLHAVADIHCENCKTTLGWKYEQAFESSQKYKEGKYIIELNHMIKDNGWD from the exons ATGGTGCGGATTTCAAAGCCCAAGACGTTTCAGGCCTACTTGGATGATTGTCACCGGAGGTATAGCTGTGCCCACTGCCGCGCTCACCTGGCCAACCACGACGACCTCATCTCCAAG TCCTTCCAGGGCAGTCAGGGGCGTGCCTACCTCTTCAATTCTGT GGTGAATGTGGGCTGCGGGCCAGCCGAGGAGCGGGTGCTGCTGACAGGCCTCCATGCTGTCGCTGACATCCACTGCGAGAACTGCAAGACCACTTTGGGCTGGAAATAT GAGCAAGCCTTTGAGAGCAGCCAGAAGTACAAAGAGGGGAAGTACATCATTGAACTCAACCACATGATCAAAGACAACGGCTGGGACTGA
- the Tbx6 gene encoding T-box transcription factor TBX6 isoform X3 codes for MYHPRELYPSLGTGYRLGPPQPGGDSSFPPALAEGYRYPDLDTPKLDCFLSGIEAGPRTLAAAPPLPLLPPTLGTEPAPPAAEALHSLPGVSLSLENQELWKEFNAVGTEMIITKAGRRMFPACRVSVTGLDPEARYLFLLDVVPVDGARYRWQGRRWEPSGKAEPRLPDRVYIHPDSPATGAHWMRQPVSFHRVKLTNSTLDPHGHLILHSMHKYQPRIHLVRAAQLCSQHWGGVASFRFPETTFISVTAYQNPRITQLKIAANPFAKGFRENGRNCKRERDARVKRKLRGPEPVATEAYGSGDTPGGPCDSTLGGDVHESDPEQSSAPQEAVPAPAPPCGGPSAEAYLLHPAAFHGAPNHLPTRNPTFPEAPDSGRPAPYSAAFLELQPGPGGSGYPAAPPGASFAPHFLQGGPFPLPYPGPGGYLDVGSKPMY; via the exons ATGTACCATCCACGAGAGTTGTACCCCTCCTTGGGGACCGGCTACCGTCTGGGGCCCCCCCAACCCGGTGGGGACTCCAGCTTCCCTCCCGCCCTGGCAGAGGGCTACCGCTACCCTG ATCTGGATACCCCTAAACTGGATTGCTTCCTGTCCGGGATTGAGGCTGGTCCCCGCACCCTAGCTGCAGCCCCACCTCTGCCCCTACTGCCCCCTACCCTGGGTACTGAGCCAGCCCCACCAGCTGCAGAAGCCCTTCATTCCCTCCCTGGGGTCAGCCTGAGCCTGGAGAACCAGGAGCTGTGGAAGGAGTTCAACGCTGTGGGGACAGAGATGATCATCACCAAAGCCGGCAG GCGCATGTTTCCTGCTTGCCGAGTGTCAGTCACTGGCCTGGACCCTGAGGCCCGCTACCTGTTTCTTCTGGATGTGGTTCCAGTGGATGGGGCTCGCTACCGCTGGCAGGGCCGGCGCTGGGAGCCCAGCGGCAAGGCAGAGCCCCGCCTGCCTGATCGTGTCTATATTCACCCTGATTCTCCTGCCACTGGTGCCCACTGGATGCGGCAGCCTGTGTCCTTCCATCGTGTCAAGCTCACCAATAGCACATTGGACCCCCATGGCCAC CTGATCTTGCACTCCATGCACAAGTATCAGCCCCGCATACACCTTGTGCGGGCCGCCCAGCTTTGCAGCCAGCACTGGGGGGGCGTGGCCTCTTTTCGCTTCCCTGAGACCACGTTCATCTCTGTGACAGCCTACCAGAACCCACGG ATCACACAACTCAAGATTGCAGCCAATCCCTTTGCCAAAGGCTTCCGAGAGAATGGCAGAAACTGCAAGAG GGAGCGGGATGCCCGTGTGAAGAGGAAACTTCGAGGCCCAGAGCCAGTAGCCACAGAGGCCTATGGGAGTGGAG ATACACCAGGGGGTCCCTGTGACTCCACCCTGGGTGGGGACGTGCATGAGTCAGATCCAGAGCAGTCCTCAGCTCCCCAGGAAGCTGTTCCTGCCCCAGCTCCTCCATGTGGTGGCCCCAGTGCTGAGGCCTATCTCCTGCACCCCGCAGCTTTCCATGGGGCTCCCAATCACCTACCAACCAG GAACCCTACCTTCCCTGAGGCTCCAGACTCTGGGCGCCCAGCCCCCTACTCAGCTGCATTTTTGGAGCTGCAGCCTGGGCCCGGGGGCTCAGGGTACCCAGCAGCTCCACCTGGAGCATCCTTTGCTCCACACTTCCTTCAAGGGGGCCCCTTCCCCTTGCCATACCCAGGCCCTGGGGGATACCTGGATGTGGGTTCCAAACCAATGTACTGA
- the Tbx6 gene encoding T-box transcription factor TBX6 isoform X2 — MGSVLCCGLVEVSSVPYLDTPKLDCFLSGIEAGPRTLAAAPPLPLLPPTLGTEPAPPAAEALHSLPGVSLSLENQELWKEFNAVGTEMIITKAGRRMFPACRVSVTGLDPEARYLFLLDVVPVDGARYRWQGRRWEPSGKAEPRLPDRVYIHPDSPATGAHWMRQPVSFHRVKLTNSTLDPHGHLILHSMHKYQPRIHLVRAAQLCSQHWGGVASFRFPETTFISVTAYQNPRITQLKIAANPFAKGFRENGRNCKRERDARVKRKLRGPEPVATEAYGSGDTPGGPCDSTLGGDVHESDPEQSSAPQEAVPAPAPPCGGPSAEAYLLHPAAFHGAPNHLPTRNPTFPEAPDSGRPAPYSAAFLELQPGPGGSGYPAAPPGASFAPHFLQGGPFPLPYPGPGGYLDVGSKPMY, encoded by the exons ATGGGTTCAGTCCTCTGCTGCGGACTCGTCGAGGTCTCCAGTGTCCCAT ATCTGGATACCCCTAAACTGGATTGCTTCCTGTCCGGGATTGAGGCTGGTCCCCGCACCCTAGCTGCAGCCCCACCTCTGCCCCTACTGCCCCCTACCCTGGGTACTGAGCCAGCCCCACCAGCTGCAGAAGCCCTTCATTCCCTCCCTGGGGTCAGCCTGAGCCTGGAGAACCAGGAGCTGTGGAAGGAGTTCAACGCTGTGGGGACAGAGATGATCATCACCAAAGCCGGCAG GCGCATGTTTCCTGCTTGCCGAGTGTCAGTCACTGGCCTGGACCCTGAGGCCCGCTACCTGTTTCTTCTGGATGTGGTTCCAGTGGATGGGGCTCGCTACCGCTGGCAGGGCCGGCGCTGGGAGCCCAGCGGCAAGGCAGAGCCCCGCCTGCCTGATCGTGTCTATATTCACCCTGATTCTCCTGCCACTGGTGCCCACTGGATGCGGCAGCCTGTGTCCTTCCATCGTGTCAAGCTCACCAATAGCACATTGGACCCCCATGGCCAC CTGATCTTGCACTCCATGCACAAGTATCAGCCCCGCATACACCTTGTGCGGGCCGCCCAGCTTTGCAGCCAGCACTGGGGGGGCGTGGCCTCTTTTCGCTTCCCTGAGACCACGTTCATCTCTGTGACAGCCTACCAGAACCCACGG ATCACACAACTCAAGATTGCAGCCAATCCCTTTGCCAAAGGCTTCCGAGAGAATGGCAGAAACTGCAAGAG GGAGCGGGATGCCCGTGTGAAGAGGAAACTTCGAGGCCCAGAGCCAGTAGCCACAGAGGCCTATGGGAGTGGAG ATACACCAGGGGGTCCCTGTGACTCCACCCTGGGTGGGGACGTGCATGAGTCAGATCCAGAGCAGTCCTCAGCTCCCCAGGAAGCTGTTCCTGCCCCAGCTCCTCCATGTGGTGGCCCCAGTGCTGAGGCCTATCTCCTGCACCCCGCAGCTTTCCATGGGGCTCCCAATCACCTACCAACCAG GAACCCTACCTTCCCTGAGGCTCCAGACTCTGGGCGCCCAGCCCCCTACTCAGCTGCATTTTTGGAGCTGCAGCCTGGGCCCGGGGGCTCAGGGTACCCAGCAGCTCCACCTGGAGCATCCTTTGCTCCACACTTCCTTCAAGGGGGCCCCTTCCCCTTGCCATACCCAGGCCCTGGGGGATACCTGGATGTGGGTTCCAAACCAATGTACTGA
- the Ppp4c gene encoding serine/threonine-protein phosphatase 4 catalytic subunit — translation MAEISDLDRQIEQLRRCELIKESEVKALCAKAREILVEESNVQRVDSPVTVCGDIHGQFYDLKELFRVGGDVPETNYLFMGDFVDRGFYSVETFLLLLALKVRYPDRITLIRGNHESRQITQVYGFYDECLRKYGSVTVWRYCTEIFDYLSLSAIIDGKIFCVHGGLSPSIQTLDQIRTIDRKQEVPHDGPMCDLLWSDPEDTTGWGVSPRGAGYLFGSDVVAQFNAANDIDMICRAHQLVMEGYKWHFNETVLTVWSAPNYCYRCGNVAAILELDEHLQKDFIIFEAAPQETRGIPSKKPVADYFL, via the exons ATGGCGGAGATCAGCGACCTGGACCGGCAGATCGAGCAGCTACGGCGCTGCGAGCTCATCAAGGAGAGCGAAGTCAAGGCCCTGTGTGCTAAGGCCAG AGAGATCTTGGTAGAGGAGAGCAATGTGCAGAGGGTGGACTCCCCAGTCACC GTGTGCGGCGACATCCATGGACAATTCTATGACCTCAAGGAGCTATTCAGA GTGGGTGGCGATGTCCCTGAGACCAACTACCTCTTTATGGGGGACTTTGTGGACCGTGGCTTCTACAGTGTTGAAACCTTCCTTCTACTCCTGGCACTTAAG GTTCGCTATCCTGACCGCATCACCCTGATCCGGGGCAACCATGAGAGCCGGCAGATCACGCAGGTCTATGGCTTCTATGATGAGTGCCTACGCAAATATGGTTCGGTGACTGTGTGGCGCTACTGCACTGAGATCTTTGACTACCTCAGCCTGTCAGCCATCATTGATGGCAAG ATCTTCTGTGTGCATGGGGGCCTCTCCCCCTCCATCCAGACTCTGGACCAGATCCGGACAATTGATCGAAAGCAGGAAGTGCCACATGATGGACCCATGTGTGACCTCCTCTGGTCTGACCCTGAAG ACACAACAGGCTGGGGTGTGAGCCCCCGTGGAGCCGGCTACCTGTTTGGCAGTGACGTGGTGGCCCAGTTCAACGCAGCCAATGACATTGATATGATCTGCCGTGCCCACCAACTAGTGATGGAAGGTTACAAGTGGCACTTCAATGAGACCGTGCTCACTGTGTGGTCAGCACCCAACTACTGCTACCG CTGTGGCAATGTGGCAGCCATCTTGGAGCTGGATGAGCATCTCCAGAAAGATTTCATCATCTTTGAGGCTGCTCCCCAGGAGACACGGGGCATCCCCTCCAAGAAGCCGGTGGCTGACTACTTCCTGTGA